Proteins from one Ketobacter alkanivorans genomic window:
- a CDS encoding citrate synthase family protein translates to MPHKFELHTSIWCEEAEPDNPFAAQRCLAHGYDVYGDIIRHASWAEYMLLLFKGDKPSTQDASLLEKLAIALANPGPREASVRAAMNGGVAGTVDAGSLIAALAVGAGQYGGSHEVYLLVEAWQRLGRDVVAWCEYLKNPNRDLHEDVWNPIEHPPGFDPHGVSCATPVKQVLEILADVSSGEHLRWLALQRASLEESTGLPLAMSAVAAAAFADLGLSGGQATMMFLMLRLPGAAVHALEQEKLGWKRFPAYGAAIHLTDDPGPSPMPDVSRYNL, encoded by the coding sequence ATGCCTCATAAATTTGAACTGCACACATCTATATGGTGTGAGGAGGCTGAGCCGGATAACCCATTTGCGGCACAACGATGTTTGGCTCATGGATATGATGTGTATGGCGACATTATCCGTCATGCAAGTTGGGCGGAATATATGTTGCTCCTGTTTAAAGGCGACAAGCCAAGCACGCAGGATGCAAGTCTATTGGAGAAGCTGGCGATTGCCTTGGCCAATCCAGGCCCACGAGAGGCCAGTGTCAGGGCTGCAATGAATGGCGGTGTGGCTGGCACGGTCGATGCTGGATCATTGATTGCCGCACTAGCAGTAGGGGCAGGCCAGTACGGTGGATCTCACGAGGTTTATCTGTTGGTTGAGGCCTGGCAGCGGTTGGGGCGAGATGTAGTTGCCTGGTGTGAATATCTGAAAAATCCTAATCGGGATTTGCATGAAGATGTGTGGAACCCAATTGAGCATCCGCCCGGATTTGATCCCCATGGTGTTTCCTGTGCTACACCAGTTAAACAGGTTCTTGAAATATTGGCTGACGTTTCTTCTGGTGAACATTTGCGGTGGCTTGCTTTGCAGCGGGCATCGCTTGAAGAGTCTACCGGCCTGCCATTAGCGATGTCCGCCGTTGCTGCAGCAGCGTTTGCTGACCTCGGGCTTTCAGGGGGGCAGGCTACCATGATGTTTTTGATGTTGCGTCTGCCTGGCGCAGCGGTGCATGCGTTAGAGCAGGAAAAACTCGGTTGGAAAAGATTTCCCGCCTATGGTGCCGCTATTCATCTGACTGATGACCCTGGCCCATCCCCGATGCCTGATGTAAGTAGGTACAACTTATGA
- a CDS encoding citrate/2-methylcitrate synthase — translation MSIEDLNRLESSLETHIGKAFLSERVVMRGKDLHHELGDRQWMDVFLYAITGRQFTESQLRFLNFMWVASSYPDPGIWPNQVAALGGSARSTASLSLLAGLAVSEAKIYGRRPERKILDFFHRAASAEDAGISIEDFILQELSERRIVAGYGRPLARVDERIPHTLKLIEELGLEKGRYFQLAFRVYECLKRERNLSINIAALNTAIIADMGMSTEEYQQFLTVVFITGIAPCYQDARARPEGSFFAMRCENLNYRGHEYRRW, via the coding sequence ATGAGCATTGAAGATCTAAACAGACTGGAAAGTTCGCTGGAGACACACATTGGCAAAGCATTTTTGTCTGAACGTGTCGTAATGCGAGGTAAGGATTTACATCACGAGCTGGGCGATCGACAGTGGATGGATGTGTTTCTATATGCAATCACCGGGCGTCAGTTTACTGAAAGCCAGTTGCGTTTCTTAAATTTTATGTGGGTTGCCAGTAGTTATCCAGATCCGGGCATTTGGCCAAATCAAGTTGCTGCACTGGGTGGCAGTGCGCGTTCAACGGCGTCACTTTCATTGTTAGCTGGACTTGCAGTATCCGAAGCCAAAATTTACGGTCGTAGACCCGAGAGAAAGATTCTGGATTTTTTTCACAGGGCGGCAAGTGCGGAAGATGCGGGCATCTCTATCGAAGACTTTATTCTGCAAGAGCTATCGGAACGTAGGATTGTTGCTGGCTATGGTCGACCGTTGGCCCGTGTAGATGAGCGGATTCCACACACTTTGAAGCTGATAGAAGAGCTGGGACTTGAAAAGGGGCGATATTTTCAATTGGCGTTTAGGGTTTATGAGTGTCTGAAACGCGAGCGGAATCTTTCAATTAATATTGCTGCGCTTAACACCGCTATTATCGCTGATATGGGAATGTCTACTGAGGAATATCAGCAGTTCCTTACAGTGGTTTTCATTACAGGTATAGCGCCCTGTTATCAGGATGCAAGGGCTCGACCGGAAGGTAGTTTTTTTGCGATGCGTTGTGAGAATCTGAACTATAGAGGACATGAGTATCGTCGCTGGTGA
- a CDS encoding glucose 1-dehydrogenase: MRKFDGKVVIVTGASSGIGRAAAIEFAKDGARVVVVARREPEGMETVNFINSMGGESIFIHADVSKASDVRCMVDETISSFGQLDFAFNNAGTAEPISNTVDLSEEEFDRVFDLNIRGTWLCMKYQIPEMLKRGGGSIVNMASVWSVLGTSMGVPAYVASKHAVVGLSKATALEFAPRGIRVNCISPAWVPTEGNAPVLENQVLRDSIVGQHPLGRLGSTLDVANAVKWMCSEEASWFTSQNMVLDGGYCTQ, encoded by the coding sequence ATGCGAAAGTTTGACGGCAAAGTAGTGATTGTTACTGGTGCCAGCTCAGGAATTGGGCGTGCGGCAGCAATAGAATTTGCCAAGGATGGTGCACGGGTTGTGGTAGTGGCTCGTAGAGAACCCGAAGGAATGGAAACGGTTAATTTTATTAACAGCATGGGGGGGGAATCCATATTTATTCATGCGGATGTTTCTAAGGCCTCCGATGTTAGGTGTATGGTCGATGAAACTATAAGCAGCTTCGGCCAATTAGATTTTGCCTTTAATAATGCAGGCACCGCTGAACCGATTTCTAATACAGTGGATTTATCTGAAGAGGAGTTTGATCGGGTATTCGATCTTAATATTAGAGGGACTTGGCTGTGTATGAAATATCAGATCCCGGAGATGCTCAAGCGTGGTGGAGGCTCGATCGTTAATATGGCGTCTGTTTGGAGTGTTTTGGGAACATCCATGGGGGTTCCTGCTTATGTGGCAAGTAAGCATGCTGTTGTAGGTTTAAGCAAAGCAACGGCTTTAGAGTTTGCGCCAAGGGGCATCAGGGTTAATTGTATTAGTCCTGCTTGGGTGCCGACAGAAGGGAATGCGCCTGTATTGGAGAATCAGGTGCTTCGGGATTCTATCGTTGGGCAGCACCCGCTGGGGCGCCTTGGGTCTACTTTGGACGTGGCGAACGCTGTTAAATGGATGTGTTCGGAGGAGGCAAGCTGGTTTACTTCACAGAATATGGTACTGGATGGTGGTTATTGCACCCAATAG